One Fusarium musae strain F31 chromosome 6, whole genome shotgun sequence DNA segment encodes these proteins:
- a CDS encoding hypothetical protein (EggNog:ENOG41), whose product MHVFCQFKYPKVILANIACGLLGFNQYAILSSIRRVINPRFNLTSPLSSGLFYLAPGAGFLVGSTVGGKVSDVVVKRYMRKRNGQRIPEDRLNSSLVSVLIILPLGTLLYGWSVYHRLGGMALPIISAFIEGFGLMASFSGLNTYAAEVRPAHRTAVITGKYVVQYSFGAMSVGGVVPMIDSIGVGWAFTVITGFSMLAGVLVLLIARFSKNWKA is encoded by the exons ATGCACGTATTCTGCCAATTCAAATATCCCAAGGTCATCCTCGCT AACATCGCCTGTGGtctcctcggcttcaacCAATACGCCATCCTCTCCTCCATCCGCCGCGTCATTAACCCTCGCTTCAACCTCACATCCCCTCTCTCCAGCGGTCTCTTCTACCTGGCTCCTGGCGCTGGATTTCTCGTTGGAAGTACCGTCGGCGGTAAAGTCTCTGATGTTGTCGTCAAGCGATACATGCGAAAGCGGAACGGGCAGAGAATCCCTGAAGATCGCTTGAACAGCAGTCTAGTCAGTGTTCTCATTATTCTTCCTCTTGGAACACTGCTTTATGGGTGGAGTGTCTATCATAGACTGGGTGGTATGGCGTTGCCGATTATCAGCGCGTTTATTGAAGGTTTTGGACTCATGGCGTCGTTTAGTGGGCTGAATACATACGCAGCTG AGGTTCGGCCAGCACATAGAACAGCAGTCATCACAGGAAAATACGTTGTACAGTATAGTTTTGGCGCAATGAGCGTTGGCGGCGTCGTCCCAATGATTGACAGCATCGGCGTAGGCTGGGCCTTCACCGTTA TCACCGGCTTCTCAATGCTCGCAGGTGTCTTGGTCCTCCTCATCGCGCGGTTCAGCAAAAATTGGAAGGCATAG
- a CDS encoding hypothetical protein (EggNog:ENOG41) has product MIPNLEDYLKLANISNFNITNYINKLKTDDVPIVGLSVSGGGTQSGLGGLGVWQAFDARSAIARAARTGGLTQLFSYITGLSGGGAVTVSLLAANNFTTTEGVKKASNFSLDYATGPDGNQTAFFTSIFENMGAKDESGFPVSVADTFGQFWGTWLPEDKVYSNYSDIVSKNTAFSLGDAPMPIVCFAEVIPGKSPEIGKLMYPGFNKSTRFNLTAYEVTPFEFGSWVGGRVQAFIQTKFLGTSMTQGKPQNKSECVQGFDKLTLMQGTTANAFTAWFIDSFYGIPVFAKRWLEKRQKVNPDINDVPVPRDQYDNPLVQLVNETAMYFDLTFNESLWATYPNPFEDYNEDMKGVSELLLVDGSLTLESNPLRPLIIPERKLDLIIVYEASSDAPNSWVNGTNLINTAVTASQGNIPFPKIPDVNTIVAQNLSFQPTFFGCNASSSTPLLLWLPNAPWTGYTNYSYTQTQFTPNQVDIALENAFQVATYGNGSVDENWPACLACAAIKGSLRRLDIEMPRQCEECFERHCWNGTVSERKATAADFDLRPRLDPELSFAKWNESDWEKEESAGGGNGNGEDNSAGVKLGHSLVGLVLSLIAMASLL; this is encoded by the exons ATGATTCCGAACCTCGAAGACTACCTCAAACTCGCCAACATTtccaacttcaacatcacAAACTATataaacaagctcaagactgACGATGTTCCCATCGTTGGACTTTCTGTCTCCGGTGGAGGCACGCAGTCTGGTCTTGGTGGCTTAGGTGTCTGGCAAGCCTTTGATGCCCGATCTGCTATCGCAAGAGCCGCTAGAACAGGCGGCTTGACGCAGCTCTTCTCATACATCACCGGTCTATCCGGCGGAGGCGCTGTCACCGTATCCCTTCT CGCCGCAAACAATTTCACCACAACAGAGGGTGTCAAAAaagcctccaacttctccctCGACTACGCAACAGGTCCAGACGGCAACCAAACAGCCTTCTTCACCAGCATATTCGAAAACATGGGCGCAAAAGACGAATCCGGCTTCCCCGTCTCCGTCGCCGACACATTCGGTCAATTCTGGGGAACTTGGCTCCCTGAGGATAAAGTATACAGCAACTACTCCGACATCGTCTCCAAAAACACTGCCTTTTCTCTCGGCGACGCTCCAATGCCAATTGTGTGCTTTGCAGAAGTAATCCCCGGGAAATCCCCCGAGATTGGAAAACTCATGTATCCGGGCTTCAACAAATCCACACGCTTCAATCTCACAGCATATGAAGTCACACCCTTTGAGTTTGGAAGTTGGGTCGGCGGCCGCGTGCAGGCGTTCATCCAGACCAAGTTCCTAGGAACTTCTATGACGCAGGGCAAACCGCAGAATAAGAGTGAATGCGTGCAAGGCTTTGATAAACTTACGCTCATGCAGGGGACGACTGCTAATGCGTTTACGGCGTGGTTCATTGATTCGTTTTATGGAATTCCGGTGTTTGCGAAGAGatggttggagaagagacagAAGGTCAATCCGGATATAAACGACGTTCCTGTTCCGAGGGATCAGTATGATAATCCGCTTGTTCAGCTTGTGAATGAGACGGCGATGTATTTTGATCTGACGTTCAATGAGTCGTTGTGGGCGACGTATCCGAATCCGTTTGAGGATTATAATGAGGATATGAAAGGTGTTTCGGAGCTTCTTTTG GTCGACGGAAGTCTTACGCTTGAGAGTAATCCTCTTCGTCCGCTGATCATTCCTGAGCGTAAGCTTGATTTGATCATTGTTTACGAAGCTTCATCTGATGCGCCCAACTCTTGGGTCAACGGAACAAACCTCATCA ACACCGCCGTCACCGCATCCCAAGGCAACATCCCCTTCCCCAAAATCCCTGACGTAAACACCATTGTCGCCCAAAACCTCTCCTTCCAACCAACATTCTTCGGCTGCAACGCCTCATCTTCCACGcccctcctcctctggcTGCCCAACGCCCCATGGACAGGGTACACCAACTACTCTTACACACAAACCCAATTCACACCGAATCAAGTCGACATTGCGCTTGAGAACGCCTTCCAGGTCGCTACGTACGGTAACGGtagtgttgatgagaattggcctgcttgcttggcttgtgCGGCGATTAAGGGctcgttgagaagattggATATTGAGATGCCGAGACAGTGTGAGGAGTGCTTTGAGAGGCATTGCTGGAATGGGACCGTTAGTGAGAGGAAGGCTACGGCGGCGGATTTTGATCTTAGGCCGAGATTGGATCCGGAGTTGAGCTTTGCGAAGTGGAATGAGAGTGAttgggagaaggaggagagtgCGGGTGGTGGAAACGGCAATGGAGAGGATAATTCGGCTGGTGTCAAGCTTGGTCATAGTTTGGTTGGACTGGTTCTGTCGCTGATAGCGATGGCTTCACTGCTGTAG
- a CDS encoding hypothetical protein (EggNog:ENOG41) has protein sequence MADHNSHRSSDVEAAPKEREKALNTDILRESWSKKALIVAFTGLFATTFVCQFLKYATKVYDAYATSAFQRHSALATANVVSTIIGLVTYPIMAKFSNAGGIFESIGDTGYVIMQQVFIADTTSLINRGLWTSLPESFASIPTLYLGSIVADSVLKHSTWRWGYGMWALILPFCAAPLIITLYVLQRRARKAGYRRKGAWDAADKTQPLSKRIVNLVWVDLDILGAVLLVLGLGLTLIPLSLTGARNSDRWDQGSYIAMLVIGVVVVGVFFVWDTKFAKVPFVPFRMIKERTVVAACVLSMLDFFHYSCFTLFFPSYLQVAGGFSPGHATRIDNALRVAFQIASVLVGVLMKYTKRSQIFVFIGVPLCVLGQGLMIHFVNMNGGHANEASFITAKTLVGVGRAFYQTAAQVSIQALVAKEDVPVVTGVYYAAMNFGGAVGTSVGGAIWNNILPQKLTTYLPEQAKPNALKIYKSIVVAQKFAKGTPVRAAIDQAYRETQRLLAIAATCSLAPMLIVMFALKAVDLTKVDEAKIEENKSTDGEIEPAVMRESVQVKN, from the exons ATGGCAGATCATAATTCTCATCGCAGCTCTGACGTGGAAGCTGCGCCAAAGGAGCGTGAGAAAGCTTTGAATACGGATATTCTGAGGGAGTCTTGGTCTAAGAAGGCTTTGATCGTCGCGTTTACTGG CTTGTTTGCTACGACGTTTGTATGCCAATTCCTCAAGTACGCGACAAAGGTCTACGATGCATACGCTACCTCTGCGTTCCAGCGCCATTCAGCGCTTGCGACAGCCAATGTCGTTAGTACAATCATCGGTCTCGTTACATATCCCATCATGGCAAAGTTCTCCAAC GCCGGCGGAATCTTTGAATCAATCGGCGATACCGGCTACGTCATCATGCAACAGGTCTTCATCGCCGACACGACAAGCCTCATCAACCGCGGTCTCTGGACATCCCTCCCCGAATCCTTCGCTTCCATCCCAACATTATACCTCGGGTCCATTGTCGCTGATAGTGTTCTCAAGCACTCGACCTGGCGCTGGGGTTACGGAATGTGGGCTCTCATCCTACCCTTCTGCGCGGCACctcttattattactttatatgtCCTTCAGCGACGCGCGAGAAAGGCGGGATATAGACGAAAGGGCGCTTGGGACGCAGCTGATAAAACACAGCCTTTGAGCAAGAGGATCGTCAATCTTGTCTGGGTTGATCTCGACATTCTTGGTGCtgtgcttcttgttctcggtcttggtctcaCCCTCATTCCGCTTTCGCTTACGGGTGCGAGGAATAGTGATCGCTGGGACCAGGGGAGCTACATCGCCATGCTTGTCATTggcgttgtcgtcgtcggCGTGTTTTTCGTCTGGGATACAAAGTTTGCCAAGGTCCCTTTTGTTCCCTTCCGAATGATCAAGGAGCGAACTGTCGTTGCAGCTTGCGTTTTATCCATGCTGGACTTTTTCCATTATTCTTGCTTTACGCTCTTCTTTCCGAGTTATCTCCAAGTCGCTGGTGGCTTTAGTCCTGGACACGCTACTCGCATTGA TAACGCCCTTCGTGTCGCGTTCCAGATCGCTTCGGTGCTCGTTGGTGTTTTGATGAAGTACACTAAGCGCAGTCAGATCTTTGTCTTTATCGGTGTTCCGCTTTGTGTTCTGGGTCAAGGTCTCATGATTCACTTTGTCAACATGAACGGAGGCCATGCCAATGAAGCTTCTTTCATCACAGCAAAGACACTTGTCGGCGTTGGTCGTGCATTCTACCAAACCGCTGCTCAAGTCTCCATCCAGGCTCTCGTCGCCAAGGAAGACGTCCCTGTCGTGACGGGTGTTTACTACGCAGCCATGAACTTTGGCGGAGCCGTCGGCACCAG CGTCGGCGGCGCTATCTGGAACAACATCCTCCCCCAGAAACTCACGACATATCTCCCCgagcaagccaagcccaaTGCCTTGAAGATCTACAAGTCTATTGTGGTCGCGCAGAAATTCGCAAAGGGTACGCCTGTGCGCGCAGCTATCGACCAGGCATATCGCGAGACACAACGTCTTCTTGCTATTGCTGCGACGTGCTCTCTTGCGCCGATGTTGATTGTTATGTTTGCGCTTAAAGCTGTTGATTTGACAAAGGTTGATGAGGCCAAGATTGAGGAGAATAAGTCTACTGATGGGGAGATTGAACCAGCTGTTATGAGGGAGAGCGTGCAGGTGAAGAACTAG